The Sporichthyaceae bacterium genome segment CGACAAGCAGTTCGCCGCCGAACTCGGCCGTCCAGGCGTTCAGCGCCTCCGGCCGGTTCAGCAGGATGTGCGCGACGCCGTCGGCGTGGTCGACCTTGACGGTCCGGTACTCGGTCATGACTGCGCCGCCCCCGCGTTGCTGATGTCCGGACAGGATGTCCCGCGGAGTCTGGCAGCGCCCGCCGACGTCGGTCAAGAAATGATCGGACAATGCGTCCAGACAATGTGCGGCCCGGGATGCGACAATGTCCGCATGCCCTCGATCACGCGGAAGGCGGCCGGCAGTCGAGCCCAGCGGCGCGACGAGATCCGCCGAAAGATGCTCACCGCCGTCGAGGAGATGCTCACCGAGGGTGAGACCTTCACCGAGCTCTCGGTCGAGCGCCTGGTGGCCCGGGCCGGGGTGGCCCGGTCGACTTTCTACGTCTATTTCGCCGACAAGGGCGAGTTGCTGCGGGCCTGGCTCGACGAGATCACCGGGGACCTGGACTCGGTGGCCAAGCGCTGGTGGAACCTCAGCGGCGACGCCCAGCGCGAGGACCTGCACGAGGCGCTCGGCGCAGTGTTCGACGTCTATCGGCCGCACACCTCGTTGATGGCCGCGGCATTCGACGCGGCGGCCTACGACCCTGGCGTCCGCGAGTCGGTGATGTCGTTGATCGGCCACAACAGCGCCGGGTTGCGCAAGCACATCCGGGCGGGTCAGCGCGACGGCTTCGTCGACGAGACGCTGGCCGCCGGCGAGGTCGCGGAGTGGCTGACCTGGATGGCCGAACGCGGGCTGCACCAACTGGTCCGCGGGGCCGACGACGCGGCGTACGGGAAGTTGTTGGACGGCTACACCGCGATCATCTGGAACACCCTGTACGCCGGTGCCGCGTGCCGCAGCGCCTGATCCGTCGGGTTGTTGGCCGGCCGGCCCTGTGACGTCGCGTCAGGGTCGGGCCTACGGGCGCGACGAGCTCATCGACCTGCTGCGGGTCGCGTTGGCCGAACTGCTCGCCGACGGCGCATCGTTCCGTGAGGTCAGCGTGGAACGCCTGTGCGGACAGGCCGGGGTGGCCCGGTCGACGTTCTACCTGCAGTTCGAGGACAAGTTCGTGATGCTGCAGGCGCTCTCGGCCGCGACGCTGCTGCGCCTGTACGACGCGCAACGCACCTGGCTCGCCGGCGGCGCGGAGGTCAGCGCCCACGACGTCCGACGCGGGATGCGCAAGCTGTTCGACGCATTCGCCGCCGACGAGGCCGTCCTGCGCGCGGTCGCCGAGGCCTCGGCGCACTCCCCCGCGATCCGTGCTGCCTACCACGACGCGGTTGCGGACTACGCCCGCGCGATCGAACGCTTCATCCGCACGGGCCAGGCCGGTGGTTGGGTGCGCGAGGTGGCGGCGGCCCCGACCTCGGTCGCGTTGGCCT includes the following:
- a CDS encoding TetR/AcrR family transcriptional regulator, whose product is MPSITRKAAGSRAQRRDEIRRKMLTAVEEMLTEGETFTELSVERLVARAGVARSTFYVYFADKGELLRAWLDEITGDLDSVAKRWWNLSGDAQREDLHEALGAVFDVYRPHTSLMAAAFDAAAYDPGVRESVMSLIGHNSAGLRKHIRAGQRDGFVDETLAAGEVAEWLTWMAERGLHQLVRGADDAAYGKLLDGYTAIIWNTLYAGAACRSA